The region GCCTGTTGTCCGTTGTCTGCGCGAGCTGGTGGAATACTGCTGCGTCAGCGTATCGTTCATTCGCGGGCAATCCGAGCCGCGAGAGAAGCCGTACCTTGGCGTTGAGATCTCCAAACACAGCCACACCGCAGGGTTCCTCAGCCATTCTCGGACAAGGGCTGGAGGCCCCCCAAGGGGAGTGCCCAGACGGGCGCTGGGCAGCGCTTATTTCGAGCATGCTTGGCACTTGCTTCCATAGAACACCGCGAACTGGCCGCACTTCGGGCAACGCTTCTGCACCGCTACCTGCCCCGTGACCATCATCACCACGATCTGCAACTCATAGACACGGCCTGGCTTCGGCTCGTAGACGAGCCTGAACTTCTGCGGGAACATGCGCGAGCAGCCGGTGGGCAGGAACTCGCATTGACCAGGCAGCATCGTCTCGCCGTCGCCGGGGGCGAGTGCGACGTTCTCAGGCAGCATGTATGCGTTGCCGTGGGTGATCCATTCATACGAGCCGCCCGGCATCTCGGTTCTGACGGAGCGCTCGATTACGTCGCCGAGAGAGACGGAGGTTGTGGTGCACTTGGTCTGCGCCTCCATCCGGGCCGCGGTGAGCGTCTGCTGGATGACCTGGGCCGCGGAGTTGAGCCGGTGGCCGCGCCCCCAGCTTGTGATGCCAAGGACGCCGATGGCCAGCAGAACACCGATGATAGCGACGACAGCGATCATCTCGACCAGCGTGAACCCTCTGCGCCTCATGCCTGAGTCTCCTGTGTTTGCGTGTTGTCCGTTGTCCGTGCGAGCTGGTCGAGCGCTCGGATCACCCGCGCGCTCGTGGGTTGGACCGCGCCAGTCTCCCAGCGCGAGAGGGTGATCACTGTGACGCCGTGCCGTGCCGCGAACAGGGCAGCACTGACGCCCATTGGCAGTAACTCGCTCGGGCCGGTGAGCGGCCCGCACATCGTCCTCGATGGCGAGGCGGAGACCGAGATCGCGAAGCTCAATCCACCAGCGAACATCAGTGGATGCGCGCACGCGCTTGATGCGCCCGAGCAGGGAGCGCGCGGCACCGTCCTGTGTGACATCACAAAGGTGCCTGCGTCACGGCCCTCGCCGACAATGACCGGCACGGTCGGGGACGGCTCGACAGCTTCCGTTTCGAGACACACGACAAGGGCAAGTGCGACAGGCACCGAAAAAATGGACTGAAAAACCATATCTCAGGTCTTCTCTCCAGCACCGTAAGTGCTTCGTGCGCCCAAAGTACGCGACGCCAACCCTTGCCTCGTTCAATAGAGAATCATACCATTGTCAGGACGAACGGTCAAGACCAAGAAGTTTTCCTGGGAAGGGGCGCGGACGGAATGCAAATGAGCCGTCTTGCGCAGATGCACGGGAGATCGCGTTTCCAGAGGAAACCGCGTCGAGCGTATGGACCTTCGCGGAACGATCTGGCAACAAGCGTGCATAAATCGTAGCGAGAAAACAGGTGACGACTGCCGTTTTTTTTGGCAGAGGTCATAGGGGTTCTCGGCGGCGATGCTCTTCGCGGGATCGGGGCATTTGGTTCGAGCAACCGGTGTCCGAAGAACACCCTGGAATCCATGGGGCGGAGCCTCGCGTTTGGGGAGTAGGGTTGCACTTGCACAGTGTCTCCCTACCCAGAGAACGCAGCCACTCGCGACACGTGATACGCTCGGGCTCTGGTGGAAAGGAGGGTCGCGATGATCGGCAGGAAGGAGTTCGAGGAGGCCCAGAAGAGGGCTCTGGACTACTACCGCAGGGCGGGCATCGTGCTGACGCCCGAGGAGGAGGCGGGGATCGAGGTGGCCGATTTCGGTCTGGGGGAGCTCAAGCACACGGGGCTCGAGGTGGTCACGTACGTCAATACCGCCAGGTGCTGTGCCAAGGAGCTTGTCCTGTTTCCCCGCCAAACGTGTCCCGAGCACCGCCATCCCCCGGTCGCCGGCGAGCCGGGCAAGGAGGAGACCTTCCGGTGCCGTTGGGGCACGGTGTACCTCTACGTGCCCGGCGAGAGGACCGCGCACCCGCACGGAAAACCGCCCGCCGGGCGGGAGAAGCACTACAACGTCTGGCACGAGATCGTGCTCAAGCCGGGCGAGCAGTACACGCTGCCGCCGAACACGCTGCACTGGTTCCAGGGCGGCGACGAGGGCGCGGTGGTCTCGGAGTTCTCGACGAAGAGCCGGGACGAGGCGGACATCTTCACCGATCCGGAGACCGCGCGGATCCCGGAGATCGGCGAGTAGGCAAGGCGGCGACCCGGGTGGCCCGTGGACCGAGGAGGAGCGGCAACTGTGGGGCGCACCATTCCGCATGGCGTCCTGATCGAACTTCGCGGGACGATGCTGCGCATCCGGCACTCATCAAGCGCATGACGTAGGGGTTCTGTGAGGCGCTCGCGGCGCGGGGCGTCGTGCAGGAATCACGCGGGCGGGGGCTGGTGCACGAGGCACCGGCCCCCGCCTTTGAGGTTGCGTGAAACAAGGCTTACTCGCGTGCGTTGATTGCTTCGAGGAAGCCCTTGAGCTTGTTGCTGCGCGTCGGGTGGCGCATCTTGCGAAGCGCCTTGGCCTCGATCTGGCGCACCCGCTCACGCGTGACGTTGAACTCGTTGCCGACCTCTTCGAGCGTGCGCTGCGAGCCGTCGTGCAGGCCGAAGCGCAGTGAGAGCACGCGGCGCTCGCGGTCGGTCAGCGTGTCGAGCACGTCGTTGACCTTCTCCTTGAGCAGCGCGTAGCTCGTCGCGTCGGCGGGCGACTCGGCGCCCTTGTCCTCGATGAAATCGCCGAAGTGGCTGTCGTCGCCGTCGCCGATGGGCGTCTGCAGCGAGATCGGGTGCTGGGCGATCTTGAGGATGCCACGCACCTTCTCGGGCGGCAGGTCCATCTCCTCCGCGAGGTCCTCGGCGGTGGGCTCGCGGCCCCGTTCCTGGACGAGCTTCTTGCTCGCGCGCACGAGCTTGTTGATCGTCTCGATCATGTGGACCGGGATGCGGATCGTGCGCGCCTGGTCGGCGATCGAGCGCGTGATCGCCTGGCGGATCCACCACGTGGCATACGTCGAGAACTTGTAGCCGCGGCGCCACTCGAACTTCTCGACCGCCTTCATGAGCCCCATGTTGCCTTCCTGGATCAGGTCGAGGAAGCTCAGGCCGCGGTTCGTGTACTTCTTGGCGATGCTGATGACGAGGCGCAGGTTCGCCTCGACCATCTCGGTTTTGGCCTTGTGCGCTTCGAAGGCCCAGTGCTGGAGGTCCTTGGCCTGCGGCATAAACGCGTCGGCCTTGATGCCGAGCTCGTCCTCAAGGCGGCGCAGCTCCCGGTGGCGCTCCTTGAGCGCCTCGGCGGCCGCTTTGCTGCGCGAGCGGCTGCTCTTGAGGCGCGCGATGTGGCGCTGCGTGTCGCGCATCTGGAGGTGCTTCTCGAGCACGCGGTCGGAGAAGAACTCGTAGGCCTTCTGCTTGAAGTGTAAGCTGCGCAGCGCGCGGGCGATCGCCTGATCGGCGGCGGCGAGTTCCTTGGGCAGCTTACGCTTCTTGTAGTCGGAGAGCGACCGCTTGCGCAGCTCGGCGTCGACGGCGCGCGCCTTCTCGTCGGCTTTGGCGAGGCGTTCGCGCACGCCGGCCAGGGCCTTGAGGTAGCGCTCGCGGTCCTTGACTTCCTTCTCGTTGACGAGCCGGTCGAAGCGCTCCTTGCCCTCGATGAGCTTGTTGGCGAGCTGCACGGCAAGCGAGGGGGTGAGCCGGAAGCGGCTGACACACTCGCGGATCTGCAACTCGGCCTGCTCGATGCGCTGGGAGATCTCGACTTCCTCCTCGCGCGTGAGCAACGGCACCTGGCCCATCTGCTTGAGGTACATGCGAACCGGGTCGTCAAGCACATCGAGTTTTTCCTGCTCGGCCGCTT is a window of Verrucomicrobiota bacterium DNA encoding:
- the rpoD gene encoding RNA polymerase sigma factor RpoD is translated as MSKEDRNKRIRELIQLANEKGFITYDDIHEHLPEDVVSADEIDSIMILLRGMDVEILDASEVEQKGPEWLAKVKRQTKAAEQEKLDVLDDPVRMYLKQMGQVPLLTREEEVEISQRIEQAELQIRECVSRFRLTPSLAVQLANKLIEGKERFDRLVNEKEVKDRERYLKALAGVRERLAKADEKARAVDAELRKRSLSDYKKRKLPKELAAADQAIARALRSLHFKQKAYEFFSDRVLEKHLQMRDTQRHIARLKSSRSRSKAAAEALKERHRELRRLEDELGIKADAFMPQAKDLQHWAFEAHKAKTEMVEANLRLVISIAKKYTNRGLSFLDLIQEGNMGLMKAVEKFEWRRGYKFSTYATWWIRQAITRSIADQARTIRIPVHMIETINKLVRASKKLVQERGREPTAEDLAEEMDLPPEKVRGILKIAQHPISLQTPIGDGDDSHFGDFIEDKGAESPADATSYALLKEKVNDVLDTLTDRERRVLSLRFGLHDGSQRTLEEVGNEFNVTRERVRQIEAKALRKMRHPTRSNKLKGFLEAINARE
- a CDS encoding prepilin-type N-terminal cleavage/methylation domain-containing protein, translated to MRRRGFTLVEMIAVVAIIGVLLAIGVLGITSWGRGHRLNSAAQVIQQTLTAARMEAQTKCTTTSVSLGDVIERSVRTEMPGGSYEWITHGNAYMLPENVALAPGDGETMLPGQCEFLPTGCSRMFPQKFRLVYEPKPGRVYELQIVVMMVTGQVAVQKRCPKCGQFAVFYGSKCQACSK
- a CDS encoding D-lyxose/D-mannose family sugar isomerase, which translates into the protein MIGRKEFEEAQKRALDYYRRAGIVLTPEEEAGIEVADFGLGELKHTGLEVVTYVNTARCCAKELVLFPRQTCPEHRHPPVAGEPGKEETFRCRWGTVYLYVPGERTAHPHGKPPAGREKHYNVWHEIVLKPGEQYTLPPNTLHWFQGGDEGAVVSEFSTKSRDEADIFTDPETARIPEIGE